Part of the Candidatus Vogelbacteria bacterium genome, AAACTCAAAGCAGAAGGCAAAGATACTTCACGAATCGATGCTGCAATCCAAGATATGCAGGAACAGATGAGTAAACCTGCAATTGATATCAACGAGACGAATGCTTCGGTAAATAAAACTGCAAAGCAGGTATTTGGTGAAGGTCTTGGTGTGGCTGCAGATATTCTTTCGGCTGGATCATACGGCAAAGCTGCTCAAGGCGCACAGAGCGGTAAGTTACTTATCGCAGGAAAAGCCTCAGGCAAGGTCGCAACTGTGCTCGGTAAAGCCGGTATCGGAAGCACAGTCTCTCCTGCAGCCGGAGCACTTCCAAGCATCATCGGTGGAGGTACAAAAGCCCAAGCAGCTCTCAAAGGTGCATGGCAGGGTGCAAAACAAGGTTTTACCTCTGGTGCTGTTTGGGGCACTGCTCAAGGTGCTACTCGAGCGATGCAGGATAACAAAAGCAATGTCGACATCGCCTCAGATGCTATTACTGGTGGCGTGGTCGGAGGTGTGGCGGGTGGAACTGTTGGTGCAATTGTCGGAGGCACAAGCGGATACATCAATCGTCGACGAGAGATTAATCGAATGCTCAAACCTTCAATGACACCGGATGAGACGATGAACTCTCTCCATAAAGAAATTGCGACTCATGCCGACGAAACATCATTTAAAACTTCTATCGAGAAAGGCGACCTTACTATTGATCAGGTGTATCAAAAGAATGGTGCTCTTAATCCTGAACTTGCGAAAGGAAGGATAGACGACATCGCAGCAAATCTTGACCTTAAGGTCCCAGGAGCAGGAGAGAAATACAAAACTCTCATTGATCCAAACAATACGAGCTTCGATGAACTCATTTCAAAAGCTGATGATGTGATCGACGAGAGCAGGAAGATTCCTGCTGAGGCAATCAAGTACACAGTGAATGCTGAGGGTAAGAAAGTTGTCGATACAAAAGCAAATGAAGCTCTTAAAGCGGGTATTGCAGATCAAGATATTGCTTTCATTAAAAATGCTTCTAAAGATGATAAGAAAATATTCGAAAAAGCTATGAAGGTTGCTGAGCAAGCATCAAAAGATAAAACTTATGCGCGTCAGCCAGTTGAGCAGGCAGGTAGGGTAATTATCGATCAAGCAAATACTGTAGAAAATGCTCGTATGACAGTCGGGTCTGAGCTTGGCGTAGTCAGGTCGAAGCTTGCGGCTGTACCAGTGAATGTTACTGATACTGCACAAAACTTTTATGACGATCTATCTGATGCCGGTATCACGATCGGCAATGATGGTCTCGATTTCTCAAAATCAAAATATGCGAATGTACCAAAGATTCAGAAATTAATTGAAAGTGTTCACCAACGATTAGTGAGCGCAGGGGATACACCGAACGTAAAAACTGTAGATATGATTCGACAGCAGCTTGGTACTGAAGTTGATCTCGGAACTCTTGAAGGGAATCTCGATAAAAGTGCAAAAAGAATTCTTCAAAAGGTTTACGGAGGCCTCGGAGAAAATATCACTTACATTGATCCAAAGTATGCAGAGCTCTCTGACCAATATTCAAAACTTTCAAGTGCAATGGATTACTTCCAACGAGCACTCGGAAAAGATTTTGATGCAACAAATATTAATTCTTCACTGAAAGCAGGCGAAGTCGGCCGACGAATGCTTGGCAACGCTGCATCACGTCCATTAGCTGTAGTTGAAAATATCCAAGACCTTGCTCGAACATACGGATATAACCCAAATGTTGATTCTCGCAGTCAGATTCTTTTTGCAAGCTTCTTAGAAGATCTCTTTGGTACGACTCAGACACAGAGTCTTCAAAGCCAGATGACAAAGGGTGTAAACGCAGCTGAGGAAGCTACGGGAGCTCTTACTGATGCCGCCACAGGCAATGCCAGCGGTCTTATGTCCAAAGCTCTCCGTAAAGGTATCAATCTGGTCCGAAATATCACCCCAGAACGCCAAATTGAGGCCATACGAGCACTCATTACTCCTTAAAGTAATGCACCATTTTTTGCCAAAAAGCGGATTTAAGCTTATGGCATGGATAAAACAGATGGATTCAAGAAATTTCTTTATAACCAAGTCTCATTGGTGATCGGGATTGTCGGCGTATCTTTTGGAATTTTTAATATGCTCCAAGCTCCCAAGAGCGATATTCAGGTGATTGAGGCTCTCAACAATATCAGAGACAACCACATTCATACGATAGAGGAAAACGTAAAGCGTATAGACGAAACTAACACCCAACAATATCAGGATACAAGCGATCGACTGACAAAAATTGAGACGATTCTTCAGGAACGATTACCATCTAAAAAATAATTTATGAATATTCCATTTCAACAGACTTTAAACTATGCAACTGGTCCTACAAAGAAGATCGTTGTTGTACTTCATTTCACACTAGGAGCATATAGGGGAGCGGTAGAGTGGCTCTCAAATGCCAACAGACCGAATCGATCATCAGCCCATTTTGTTATCGGCCGAAATCAGGGAGAGATCGTGCAGCTTGTAAAAGTAACTGATATTGCATGGCACGCAGGAGGCATAAGCAATCCAAATGATCGAGCAAAAAAGATTATGCTCAAGAATTTGGACGGCTCATATGTGAATCCCAACCAATACACCATTGGTATCGAGCTTGCGGCCGGATATGACGTAGATCAGGACGGATTGGTCGAGCCGAATGAGAATGATGTCACCGAATGGCAGTATCAACAGCTCACTGAGCTTGTGAAGTCTTTCGTAAATAATCCAGAAACTGCATTTATTCTTGATCCGAAGAATATCATCATTCATGGAGATATCGCTGACTACAAAGAAAAGCCTGAGATTGTTCGTACCGAACTTCTCAAGCGATTGTTTCCGGTCCAGCCAGTAAATAAAGAAGCGATCAAGTCTCAAATTATCAGCTTGCTAAACCAACTATGAGATATGTATCACAAATTCTCATAGCGATCGCAGCATTTCTGTTTGCGTATGCGGTCTGGCTCGAGCATGTGCATTAATAATTAAAAAATATTTATGAGTAAAATTTATACATCAGCAAGTAAGATCGTTTTCATTCTCATGGCAGTCGCAGTGATTGTTGGAATGTTTTATGGAAAGGTAGATGCGAAGGATTTCATGATTCTGGCGTCTATGGCTTTCTCATTCTACTTTGCCAACAAAGGGGAGAGTAACGAACCTTTCGCAGGTAAATAAGGGCTTATAGAGCAAAATAGAGCCTAAAAATAGCCCTATATAGGGCTGTTTTTAGTGTATTTATCCACATTGGTGTGGTTGTTGCCTTATCTAATACTATCTGATACAATGTGATACGTACTGAGTATTACATACCTATGGACGAAATAAAGGCAAAATTTAATAAAAGAATTCAAACACCCGAGCCTCATATCGTGGGTCTTTTGGCTGAGATCGATGGTATTCGAGGAGAATTTAA contains:
- a CDS encoding N-acetylmuramoyl-L-alanine amidase; protein product: MNIPFQQTLNYATGPTKKIVVVLHFTLGAYRGAVEWLSNANRPNRSSAHFVIGRNQGEIVQLVKVTDIAWHAGGISNPNDRAKKIMLKNLDGSYVNPNQYTIGIELAAGYDVDQDGLVEPNENDVTEWQYQQLTELVKSFVNNPETAFILDPKNIIIHGDIADYKEKPEIVRTELLKRLFPVQPVNKEAIKSQIISLLNQL